A portion of the Chitinophagales bacterium genome contains these proteins:
- a CDS encoding T9SS type A sorting domain-containing protein, giving the protein MKKTYTLLAVLFLVTGAAFAQKTSSVTFTVDMSAYVAAGGSISPCGVHVAGNFQTPLSWVPSDSSYKLIDMGNNIFSGTFIISLDSFPLKFKFINSQQASCSWGDVHTDQESLSGDCTDATDDNRFIAENFGAESFLFYAADWDSCTGSEITLTGISNADQWSDTVSVFPNPASAEIRIKFSLVNAERIHFVLRNYTGEAIRSLSDEFLSAGAHEAAFDVSDLTNGIYFIGFEASGKQINKPLQIIK; this is encoded by the coding sequence GTGAAAAAAACCTACACCTTGCTTGCTGTTCTGTTTTTAGTGACAGGCGCTGCCTTTGCACAAAAAACATCCTCGGTAACCTTTACAGTTGACATGTCGGCCTATGTGGCAGCCGGAGGATCCATCAGCCCGTGCGGAGTTCATGTTGCCGGAAATTTTCAAACTCCGCTCTCATGGGTTCCCTCCGATAGTTCTTACAAGCTTATTGATATGGGTAATAATATTTTTTCAGGAACCTTTATTATTTCACTGGATTCCTTTCCGCTGAAATTTAAATTTATAAACAGTCAGCAGGCAAGCTGTTCCTGGGGTGACGTGCATACGGACCAGGAAAGCCTGAGCGGCGACTGTACGGATGCCACTGACGATAACCGGTTTATAGCAGAAAATTTTGGCGCAGAATCATTCCTGTTTTATGCGGCTGACTGGGATTCCTGTACAGGCTCAGAAATCACCCTAACAGGTATTTCTAATGCAGACCAATGGTCTGATACAGTTTCCGTTTTTCCGAACCCGGCTTCTGCCGAAATCAGAATAAAATTTTCTCTTGTAAATGCCGAAAGGATACATTTTGTCTTAAGAAATTATACAGGAGAAGCTATTCGCAGCCTTTCCGATGAATTTTTAAGCGCCGGCGCACACGAAGCTGCATTTGATGTTTCTGATTTGACAAACGGAATTTATTTTATCGGATTTGAGGCATCGGGAAAACAGATAAATAAACCCTTGCAGATTATTAAGTAA
- a CDS encoding T9SS type A sorting domain-containing protein, which translates to MKKIFYTIGAFFIVTLFTMRASADVTVTFVLNLGDTLTAGTNGVHVAGTFSDEAATTTAGDSLNNWDPASTAGGFTDNGNGTWSLSIVFPESSIGDTLQFKFLTDNMWGTDETHIDSTCGINSGVGSFNRSLVIPSVSSTYSASFNTCGTLSVTGIHEVKGAVSSIDIYPNPAVNNASVNFSMKSGKNVEITLQNYTGQIVKKLAQGYQSAGGHMLNFSVENLVNGVYFVRISEDGQLSSKSFLINK; encoded by the coding sequence ATGAAAAAAATTTTTTACACGATTGGAGCCTTCTTCATTGTAACGCTCTTTACCATGAGGGCAAGTGCAGATGTTACTGTAACATTTGTCCTGAATTTAGGTGATACCCTTACTGCCGGAACTAATGGCGTTCACGTTGCAGGAACTTTTTCAGATGAGGCTGCCACAACTACCGCAGGCGATAGTCTTAACAATTGGGACCCTGCGTCAACGGCTGGCGGATTTACCGATAATGGAAATGGCACCTGGTCATTGTCAATAGTATTTCCTGAAAGCAGTATTGGCGACACACTTCAGTTTAAATTTCTCACTGATAACATGTGGGGAACCGATGAAACTCACATAGATTCAACCTGTGGAATTAACAGCGGGGTAGGTAGCTTTAACCGTTCTTTAGTTATTCCGAGTGTTAGCTCCACTTATTCTGCCAGCTTCAACACGTGCGGCACCCTTTCCGTTACCGGCATCCATGAAGTAAAAGGTGCAGTTTCATCAATTGATATTTATCCTAACCCGGCCGTAAACAATGCTTCCGTAAATTTCTCAATGAAATCTGGTAAAAATGTAGAGATCACTCTGCAGAACTATACCGGACAGATTGTTAAGAAACTCGCGCAGGGCTATCAGTCTGCCGGCGGGCATATGCTTAATTTCTCTGTGGAAAATTTGGTTAACGGAGTATATTTTGTGCGTATCTCTGAAGATGGGCAGTTGAGCAGTAAATCATTCCTGATTAATAAATAG
- a CDS encoding T9SS type A sorting domain-containing protein: MKKIIPVIAFLFVTAIVWAQVVITYPVFPTVNDTLTVTYNAAEGNGALKGYTGDVYAHTGLLTSQGSGWQHVGDVWGTADSMFLMTRIGTDLYTITFQIRSFYGVNAGEIVYSMAFVFRNTDGTLVGRNTNGSDIFYDVWDGISLESKLLTPDESALSVNFGDTIPVMFASSQLSTISFYQNNILIQQFLNSDSVGYTLIANAYGATWIKAVADDGAQQSSDSFYYFIPPPVTVAPLPAGVDDGINYVDDSTATLVLVAPKKKYVYAIGDFSNWLIDDSMYMKMTPDSSRWWVTLHHLIPLKEYTYQYLVDGTLYIADPYSDKILDPDNDPYISSVTYPNLLPYPTGKATGIVSVLETGQPAYEWQVSSYKRPDKTNLVIYELLIRDFISAHDYHTLKDSLPYLQQLGINAIELMPVSEFEGNVSWGYNPDFYFAPDKYYGPKDSLKSFIDACHALGIAVIQDIVLNHSCEQSPMVQLYWDAVNNRSSADNPWYNPVAKHPFNVCYDFNHESEYTKNFTKDVLKYWAEEYKIDGWRFDLAKGFTQFYSGDDLNLWNKYDQSRVNIWEDYNNFIRSIDSNLYVILEYFADNDEEKVLAGQGMMLWGNLAYNYQQAAMGYSQNDFSWISYKSRRYDSAYVVGYMESHDEERLTYKVETYGNHTVTYDVRPLDSALTRMKLAAAFFIPVPGPKLIWQFGELGYDYPINYCPDGTISDYCRTDPKPIKWDYLNYGPRRWVYNFYAALIHLKETYPVFRTADYSMQVSSFLKSIHLNDSSFNVCILGNFDVYPGSITPAFQKAGTWYEYFTGDSLSITDVNAPLAFASGEYRFYTSIRLAMPDLGNVGIDDPAQTHTLALFRNFPNPFNNNTTIDFYIPEGGKARIELLDLQGQILKLIADRNFIKGYYTVELSADDFSNGIYFCKLTSGGSSKTIKIVVDK, encoded by the coding sequence ATGAAAAAAATTATTCCGGTTATTGCATTCCTGTTCGTTACTGCAATTGTATGGGCACAGGTGGTAATTACATACCCGGTTTTTCCAACCGTGAATGACACCTTAACCGTTACGTATAATGCAGCAGAAGGAAACGGGGCTTTAAAAGGATATACCGGAGATGTGTATGCACACACAGGATTACTTACCAGCCAGGGTTCCGGATGGCAGCATGTGGGAGATGTGTGGGGAACAGCGGATTCTATGTTTTTAATGACCAGGATAGGAACTGATCTCTATACCATCACATTTCAAATCAGAAGTTTTTATGGAGTAAATGCAGGAGAAATCGTGTATTCGATGGCATTTGTTTTTAGAAATACCGATGGAACACTTGTAGGCAGAAATACTAACGGCTCAGATATTTTTTATGATGTATGGGATGGTATTTCACTCGAATCAAAACTATTAACCCCTGATGAATCAGCTCTTTCAGTAAATTTTGGAGATACGATTCCAGTCATGTTTGCTTCGTCACAATTGTCTACCATCTCCTTTTACCAAAATAACATTCTTATCCAGCAATTTCTGAACAGTGATTCAGTCGGATATACCCTTATTGCCAATGCATACGGAGCCACGTGGATAAAGGCTGTTGCAGATGATGGCGCCCAACAATCATCAGATTCTTTCTACTACTTTATTCCGCCACCTGTTACAGTGGCGCCGCTTCCCGCAGGTGTGGATGATGGTATTAACTATGTGGATGATTCCACTGCAACACTTGTTTTGGTTGCACCAAAGAAAAAATACGTGTACGCTATTGGAGATTTCAGTAACTGGCTGATTGATGACAGCATGTACATGAAGATGACGCCTGACAGCAGCCGCTGGTGGGTTACATTACACCATTTGATTCCGCTAAAAGAATATACCTACCAGTACCTGGTGGATGGAACCTTGTATATAGCGGATCCTTACAGCGATAAAATTCTGGATCCTGATAATGATCCCTATATTTCTTCTGTTACTTATCCAAACCTGTTGCCTTATCCTACGGGAAAGGCTACAGGTATTGTTTCCGTTCTGGAAACCGGGCAGCCTGCCTACGAATGGCAGGTGAGTTCTTATAAGCGCCCGGACAAGACTAACCTGGTGATCTATGAATTACTCATTCGGGATTTCATAAGTGCACACGACTATCACACACTTAAAGATTCTCTTCCTTACCTGCAGCAATTAGGAATAAATGCAATCGAGCTCATGCCCGTTTCAGAATTTGAAGGAAATGTGAGCTGGGGTTATAATCCCGATTTTTATTTCGCGCCTGATAAATATTACGGACCGAAAGATTCCCTGAAATCATTTATTGATGCATGCCATGCACTTGGTATAGCTGTAATTCAGGATATTGTACTTAATCACTCCTGCGAACAATCTCCCATGGTGCAGTTGTATTGGGATGCTGTAAACAACCGCTCTTCAGCTGATAACCCATGGTATAATCCTGTTGCGAAACATCCTTTTAACGTCTGCTATGATTTCAACCACGAAAGCGAATACACAAAAAACTTTACTAAAGATGTTTTAAAATATTGGGCCGAAGAATACAAAATAGATGGATGGCGCTTTGATCTTGCCAAAGGCTTTACTCAATTTTATTCAGGAGACGACTTAAACTTATGGAATAAATACGATCAGTCACGTGTGAATATTTGGGAAGATTATAACAATTTCATTCGCAGCATTGATTCAAACCTTTATGTAATCCTGGAATATTTTGCCGATAACGATGAAGAAAAAGTTTTAGCAGGTCAGGGTATGATGCTTTGGGGCAACCTTGCCTATAATTATCAGCAGGCTGCCATGGGTTATTCGCAAAATGATTTCTCGTGGATATCGTACAAATCGCGACGGTATGACAGCGCTTATGTAGTTGGCTATATGGAAAGCCACGATGAAGAGCGGCTGACCTATAAAGTGGAAACCTATGGTAACCATACTGTTACTTATGATGTGCGCCCTTTGGATTCGGCATTAACCCGGATGAAGCTTGCTGCTGCTTTTTTTATACCGGTTCCAGGCCCAAAATTAATCTGGCAGTTTGGAGAACTGGGTTATGATTACCCGATTAATTATTGCCCCGATGGAACCATAAGCGACTATTGCCGCACCGATCCAAAGCCTATTAAGTGGGATTATTTAAACTATGGGCCCCGCAGATGGGTTTATAATTTCTATGCTGCTTTAATTCATCTTAAAGAAACGTATCCTGTTTTCAGAACAGCTGATTATTCCATGCAAGTAAGCTCCTTTCTGAAAAGCATTCATCTTAATGATTCCTCATTTAATGTCTGCATCCTGGGCAACTTCGATGTATACCCAGGGTCTATAACTCCGGCCTTTCAAAAGGCCGGCACCTGGTATGAATATTTTACAGGAGATTCTCTTTCAATTACAGATGTGAATGCCCCTTTGGCTTTTGCATCCGGGGAATATCGCTTTTATACTTCAATTAGATTAGCAATGCCCGATCTTGGGAATGTGGGTATTGATGACCCTGCGCAAACGCATACCCTTGCATTGTTCCGGAATTTTCCTAACCCATTCAATAATAATACAACCATTGATTTTTATATTCCGGAAGGTGGAAAGGCACGAATAGAATTATTGGATCTGCAGGGACAAATATTGAAACTTATTGCAGATAGAAATTTTATAAAAGGATACTATACGGTGGAATTATCGGCTGATGACTTTAGCAATGGAATTTATTTCTGCAAACTTACATCCGGTGGTTCATCAAAAACTATAAAAATAGTGGTGGATAAGTAA
- a CDS encoding GH3 auxin-responsive promoter family protein, translating to MEYPLDAQLKIFNSLLQQAANTEWGKKYDYSTIRHPDEFRRRVPVQNYESLKPYFKRIMSGEQNLLWNTPVKWFAKSSGTTSDTSKFIPMTKESIEDCHYKGAIDLLSAYCALNPDTKILSGKGLIVGGSHQINPLNNSSSYGDLSAVLLQNMSFFAQWYRTPDLSIALMDDWEKKLEALALSTINEDVTNLSGVPTWTILLIKRIFEITGKNNLLEVWPNLELYIHGGVSFTPYRREFKTLIRSEKINYYETYNASEGFFGFQFGLNDEDLVLHLSNGIFYEFIPSGEFLSEQPKTVLLHEVNTNDNYALVISTNGGLWRYVVGDTIRFTSVRPYRIRVSGRLKHFINAFGEEVIVDNTDRALAEACHRTGAVVKDYTVAPIYLTAENRGGHEWLIEFSNAPEDLGEFTEMLDQSLRSLNSDYDAKRAKDLALLVPVIHQMPPNTFYNWLKSKNKLGGQNKVPRLNNDRVLIDEILKMNGQSGSQD from the coding sequence ATGGAATATCCACTCGATGCGCAGCTTAAAATATTTAACAGTCTTTTGCAGCAAGCTGCTAATACGGAGTGGGGAAAGAAATATGATTATAGTACCATCCGGCATCCGGATGAATTCAGAAGGCGCGTTCCCGTTCAGAATTATGAATCTCTGAAACCCTATTTCAAGCGTATCATGTCAGGAGAGCAGAATCTTCTTTGGAACACACCGGTAAAATGGTTTGCAAAATCTTCCGGCACTACCAGCGATACCAGTAAGTTTATTCCCATGACTAAGGAGTCTATTGAAGATTGCCATTACAAAGGAGCGATAGACTTACTTTCCGCTTACTGTGCACTAAATCCTGACACGAAAATTTTAAGCGGCAAAGGGCTGATTGTCGGAGGCAGTCACCAGATAAATCCATTAAACAATAGCTCTTCTTACGGTGATCTTTCTGCCGTACTGCTTCAGAATATGTCTTTTTTTGCCCAGTGGTACCGCACACCTGATCTGTCTATAGCATTGATGGATGACTGGGAAAAAAAATTAGAGGCTCTGGCCCTGTCAACTATAAATGAAGATGTGACCAACCTTTCCGGGGTGCCGACATGGACTATACTTTTAATAAAACGAATATTTGAAATAACGGGAAAAAATAATCTCCTGGAAGTATGGCCTAACCTGGAATTATACATTCATGGAGGGGTAAGCTTTACCCCATACAGGCGGGAGTTTAAAACACTAATACGTTCTGAAAAAATAAATTATTATGAAACCTATAATGCTTCCGAGGGATTTTTTGGTTTTCAGTTCGGGTTAAATGATGAAGACCTGGTTTTGCATTTAAGCAATGGTATATTTTATGAGTTTATTCCCTCCGGTGAATTTTTAAGTGAGCAACCGAAAACGGTTTTGCTTCATGAGGTGAACACCAATGATAACTACGCTTTGGTTATCTCCACAAATGGAGGCTTGTGGCGCTATGTGGTGGGTGATACCATTCGCTTTACTTCTGTGCGACCTTACAGGATCAGGGTAAGTGGCAGGTTGAAACATTTTATTAATGCTTTTGGAGAAGAAGTAATCGTTGACAATACTGACCGTGCGCTGGCCGAAGCATGCCACCGGACAGGCGCCGTAGTAAAGGACTATACTGTGGCTCCCATTTACCTTACCGCTGAAAACCGTGGAGGCCATGAATGGCTGATTGAATTTTCAAATGCCCCGGAAGACCTGGGAGAATTTACGGAAATGCTCGATCAATCGTTACGTTCTTTAAATTCAGACTACGATGCAAAACGTGCTAAGGATCTAGCATTACTTGTTCCTGTAATTCATCAGATGCCACCTAACACTTTTTATAACTGGCTGAAATCGAAAAATAAATTGGGCGGCCAGAATAAAGTGCCGCGCTTAAATAACGACCGGGTATTGATAGATGAAATATTAAAAATGAATGGGCAGTCCGGTTCACAGGATTAA
- a CDS encoding citrate (Si)-synthase, translating to MGYIKEHFAAKALPLAAEIKEFIKKNENTELGTYTVGQAYGGMKSIKALVTETSLLDPEEGIRFRGYTIPELRSRLPHLESCNEPLPEGLFYLLLLDEIPTFKDVQHIANVWARRAIVPLHVFKAIDRLPRETHPMTQFSIGIMAMQTESTFVKAYREGINKKEYWDPMYEDVMTLIARLPRIAAYIYRRSYKKGKHIEPDPELDWAANFAHMLGYNQPDFYSYMRLFLTIHADHEGGNVSAHATHLVGSALSDAYLSFASGMNGLAGPLHGLANQEVIRWILDMKKHLGKAEPSITDIENYIRQTLAEGKVVPGYGHAVLRKTDPRFIAEMDFAKKYCPEDELVKIVWKVYEAAPKILGETGKIKNPWPNVDAHSGALLVHYGLKEYEFYTVLFGVSRALGVLASLIWDRALGYGIERPKSVTTQWMKEFVSSKMVKENETAVAPH from the coding sequence ATGGGTTACATTAAAGAACACTTTGCCGCTAAAGCACTGCCTTTAGCTGCAGAAATTAAAGAGTTTATAAAAAAAAATGAGAATACAGAGCTCGGTACATATACGGTAGGGCAGGCGTATGGGGGAATGAAAAGTATTAAAGCGCTGGTTACCGAAACATCACTGCTTGATCCCGAAGAAGGCATTCGGTTTAGAGGATACACCATTCCGGAATTGCGTTCCAGGCTTCCGCACCTTGAAAGTTGCAATGAGCCCTTGCCTGAAGGCCTGTTCTATCTCTTGCTGCTCGATGAAATCCCTACATTTAAAGATGTGCAGCATATCGCAAATGTATGGGCTAGAAGGGCTATTGTTCCGCTTCATGTTTTTAAAGCAATAGACCGACTTCCCCGCGAAACACATCCCATGACTCAGTTCAGCATAGGCATCATGGCTATGCAAACCGAGTCTACATTTGTAAAAGCGTACCGGGAAGGAATTAATAAAAAGGAATATTGGGATCCAATGTATGAAGATGTAATGACCCTGATAGCCCGTTTGCCACGTATTGCTGCATATATCTATCGCCGCTCCTATAAGAAGGGAAAACACATTGAGCCAGATCCCGAACTTGATTGGGCTGCAAATTTTGCGCATATGCTCGGTTATAATCAGCCTGATTTCTATAGTTACATGCGTTTGTTTCTTACGATACATGCTGACCATGAGGGTGGAAATGTATCGGCCCATGCCACACATCTTGTAGGATCGGCATTAAGCGATGCTTATCTTTCATTTGCTTCGGGAATGAATGGGCTGGCAGGACCCCTCCATGGCCTTGCAAACCAGGAAGTGATCCGCTGGATTTTGGATATGAAAAAACATCTTGGAAAAGCCGAGCCTTCCATCACTGATATTGAAAATTATATCCGGCAGACCCTTGCGGAAGGAAAGGTGGTTCCTGGATATGGGCATGCAGTACTGCGTAAAACGGACCCGCGGTTTATAGCAGAGATGGATTTTGCAAAGAAATATTGCCCTGAAGATGAACTCGTAAAAATTGTCTGGAAAGTTTATGAAGCCGCTCCCAAAATTCTTGGAGAAACCGGTAAAATTAAAAACCCGTGGCCAAATGTAGATGCGCACTCCGGCGCGCTATTGGTTCACTATGGACTTAAAGAATATGAATTTTATACGGTTCTATTTGGAGTTTCCCGCGCCCTGGGTGTACTTGCATCTTTGATCTGGGACCGTGCTTTGGGTTACGGCATCGAAAGGCCTAAGTCTGTTACTACGCAATGGATGAAAGAATTTGTTTCCTCCAAAATGGTTAAGGAGAACGAGACGGCTGTAGCGCCGCACTGA
- the folK gene encoding 2-amino-4-hydroxy-6-hydroxymethyldihydropteridine diphosphokinase translates to MHQAYLLFGSNLDDRESHINHGLDKLRLNNIKILKASSIYETSPWGVINQPDYLNVAVKIATNLSSVELFGIVKEFEREEGRINLQKYAPRELDIDILFYDEIIFENNELIIPHPKIQLRKFTLIPMNEIASAYVHPVLKKSIKNLLLECEDIGTVRLYKPVSAENKR, encoded by the coding sequence ATGCACCAGGCTTATCTTCTATTTGGCAGTAATTTAGATGATCGTGAGTCTCATATAAATCATGGACTGGATAAGCTGCGTCTTAATAATATTAAAATTTTAAAAGCTTCTTCGATTTATGAAACATCACCATGGGGAGTTATAAATCAACCGGATTACTTAAATGTGGCTGTAAAAATTGCAACCAATCTTTCATCCGTAGAGCTGTTCGGCATCGTTAAGGAATTCGAAAGAGAGGAGGGGCGGATTAATTTACAGAAATATGCACCCCGTGAACTGGATATCGATATTTTGTTTTATGATGAAATAATATTCGAAAATAATGAACTCATCATTCCCCATCCCAAGATTCAACTGCGTAAATTTACCCTGATCCCAATGAATGAAATTGCCAGTGCATATGTGCATCCCGTATTAAAAAAGAGTATTAAAAATTTATTGCTTGAATGTGAAGATATAGGGACGGTTAGGTTATATAAACCAGTTTCTGCAGAAAACAAGAGGTGA
- a CDS encoding ABC transporter ATP-binding protein has product MLQIVNVKKFYGSYLALQVSSLTISDGIHWLQGINGSGKTTFLKIIAGLLPFSGDIFIRDTISIKKKPVAYRRLVNYAEAEPLYPSFLSGTDLINLFVKAKQGTHQQADELIELLHVNSFISHPIGTYSSGMQKKMSIILALIGHPSLVLLDEPLVTVDDASVNIIYELIENYHRSKGTSFLLTSHQQFDQSRFTIENRFLVENQMIKHL; this is encoded by the coding sequence ATGCTTCAGATAGTGAATGTTAAAAAATTTTACGGCAGTTATCTGGCATTGCAGGTTTCATCTCTGACTATAAGCGATGGAATTCACTGGCTACAAGGCATAAATGGTTCTGGCAAAACCACTTTTTTAAAAATCATAGCCGGGCTTCTGCCCTTTAGTGGAGATATTTTTATCCGCGATACTATAAGCATTAAAAAAAAACCGGTTGCCTATCGCAGGCTTGTAAATTATGCAGAGGCGGAACCGCTTTATCCTTCTTTTCTATCCGGAACTGACCTCATCAATTTATTTGTAAAAGCAAAACAAGGCACTCATCAGCAGGCTGATGAATTAATTGAATTACTGCATGTCAATTCATTCATCAGCCATCCTATAGGAACGTATTCCAGTGGCATGCAAAAGAAAATGTCAATAATTCTGGCATTGATCGGACATCCTAGCCTGGTTTTGCTGGATGAGCCGCTGGTAACTGTTGATGATGCATCGGTAAACATTATCTATGAATTGATAGAAAACTATCATCGGAGTAAGGGGACTTCATTCCTGCTCACTTCTCACCAGCAGTTTGATCAGTCAAGGTTTACCATTGAAAACAGGTTTCTTGTAGAAAATCAAATGATAAAACATCTATAA